The following proteins are encoded in a genomic region of Natrinema sp. HArc-T2:
- the chrA gene encoding chromate efflux transporter, which yields MSDAGSDGPTESYSGEPTAERLIEIATYFIYIGIVGFGGPLVHIAMMEDDLSGEDGWTDQQTFMEGLAICNTLPGPASTQLGIFMGWVRGGTLGALVAGGAFMLPTFIIVVVFSWLYFAYQAVPSVEAFFYGINPVVIGLIAGAAWSMGNSALAEGRTDLEFHIGSETWSVDYLLGALLSATIVVTVVANPNPVLSFIAAGLVTVFLYRSTWIRHNIRQVGVWGLVGVVATLLFLRRDRILAVLRPRVRTAVESSPIWGLLTVLWTNEGVKLFLFMLYTGSFIYGGGLVLIPFIEKYVVNEFAWMTGREFVDGVAIGQLSPGPVVMTTAFIGYKLLLDISDGSVGVAVLGALVATIGAFGPSFVFILGFFPSFAQVRENDVIQTALMGVNAAVVGAILGAIVTLARDSFVDLLTVSVAGLTFALFLRGVDAVYLIFGGGAVGIAAFYLL from the coding sequence ATGAGTGACGCCGGTTCAGACGGCCCCACAGAGTCCTACAGCGGAGAGCCGACTGCTGAGCGACTCATCGAGATAGCGACGTATTTCATCTATATCGGGATCGTCGGATTCGGCGGCCCGCTCGTCCACATCGCGATGATGGAAGACGACCTCAGCGGGGAGGACGGCTGGACTGACCAGCAGACGTTCATGGAAGGACTCGCGATCTGCAACACACTGCCGGGCCCAGCCTCGACACAACTCGGCATCTTCATGGGATGGGTTCGCGGCGGGACGCTCGGCGCGCTCGTTGCCGGCGGTGCGTTCATGCTGCCGACGTTCATCATCGTGGTCGTCTTCTCGTGGCTCTATTTCGCGTATCAGGCCGTTCCCTCCGTTGAAGCGTTCTTCTACGGGATCAATCCCGTCGTCATTGGCCTCATTGCCGGTGCGGCATGGTCGATGGGCAACTCCGCACTCGCAGAAGGTCGCACGGATCTCGAGTTCCATATCGGCTCCGAAACGTGGTCGGTCGATTACCTCCTCGGTGCCCTCCTGAGCGCGACGATCGTCGTGACCGTCGTAGCGAATCCGAATCCCGTGCTCTCGTTTATCGCAGCAGGGCTCGTCACCGTTTTCCTCTATCGGTCGACGTGGATTCGGCACAACATTCGACAGGTAGGAGTATGGGGTCTCGTCGGTGTCGTCGCCACACTCCTGTTTCTCCGACGTGATCGCATCCTCGCGGTTCTTCGACCTCGAGTCCGCACCGCTGTGGAATCCTCCCCGATTTGGGGCCTTTTAACGGTCCTCTGGACGAACGAAGGGGTGAAACTCTTCCTGTTTATGCTCTACACGGGATCGTTCATTTATGGGGGAGGGCTGGTTCTCATTCCGTTTATCGAAAAGTACGTCGTCAACGAATTCGCCTGGATGACCGGTCGTGAGTTCGTCGACGGCGTCGCTATCGGGCAACTCTCGCCCGGTCCCGTCGTGATGACGACGGCATTCATCGGCTACAAGCTCTTGCTCGACATCTCGGATGGCTCAGTTGGGGTCGCTGTCCTCGGTGCACTCGTGGCAACGATTGGCGCGTTCGGGCCCTCGTTCGTGTTTATTCTGGGTTTCTTCCCCAGCTTCGCACAGGTCCGAGAGAACGACGTCATCCAGACGGCGCTGATGGGTGTCAATGCTGCAGTGGTCGGTGCGATTTTGGGAGCGATAGTGACGCTCGCCCGCGATTCCTTCGTTGATCTCCTGACTGTCAGTGTAGCGGGACTCACGTTCGCCCTGTTTCTCCGCGGAGTCGACGCAGTATACCTCATTTTCGGCGGGGGAGCGGTCGGAATCGCCGCGTTCTATCTTCTGTGA
- a CDS encoding DUF6360 family protein has protein sequence MADRLMKVNAYTTLDLVDAVVTGHDFETESLAVVNATAERDDPDCVRLQFELDNMTETHLPAHTEILELTPEQARTIAADLEKHATRVEEAHDRQSVEDRSDTDSSH, from the coding sequence ATGGCAGACCGATTGATGAAGGTCAACGCGTACACGACCCTCGATCTCGTTGACGCCGTCGTGACAGGTCACGACTTCGAGACGGAATCGCTGGCCGTCGTGAACGCAACGGCAGAGAGGGACGACCCCGACTGCGTTCGATTGCAGTTCGAACTGGACAACATGACTGAAACCCACCTGCCCGCGCATACGGAGATACTCGAGTTGACACCCGAGCAAGCGCGGACGATCGCGGCAGACCTCGAGAAACACGCCACGCGCGTCGAAGAGGCACACGACAGGCAGTCGGTCGAGGACCGTTCCGACACCGATAGTAGTCACTGA
- a CDS encoding universal stress protein, whose translation MEQREAEAEELLKEYESLAAEHGVAVETRLAHGSPARAIIGAVDDLGADHIVIGSRGRTGVGRILLGSVAEEVAKRSPVSVTIVRPET comes from the coding sequence ATGGAGCAACGAGAAGCGGAGGCGGAAGAACTACTCAAGGAATACGAAAGTCTCGCAGCCGAACACGGAGTCGCAGTCGAAACGAGACTCGCACACGGATCACCAGCGCGAGCGATTATCGGTGCCGTTGATGACCTCGGTGCCGATCATATCGTTATCGGGAGTCGCGGACGGACGGGCGTCGGTCGGATACTGCTGGGAAGCGTTGCTGAGGAGGTGGCAAAGCGGTCTCCAGTTTCAGTAACGATCGTTCGTCCCGAAACGTGA
- a CDS encoding Mrp/NBP35 family ATP-binding protein encodes MDDSDATPHAGRNGTSTASADAGQRDDTAAAVREAIASAEVGTEELYVDLTAIDGVSTISVRDGVASVEISLPVPSQTLREQLAADVIAAAESVDDVESVDVDFQASAADPGEHVDMLPDVKNVVAVASGKGGVGKSTVATNLAAALADTGATVGLLDADVYGPNAPTLLGLDERQPNATSDDEMVPREAYGVRTMSMEFITGEDDPIIWRGPLVDEFIKQLFGDVRWGKLDYLIVDLPPGTGDAHLSLVQHFPVAGAVIVTTPQEVAVDDAARGLVGFARHDTPVLGIVENMAGFECPDCESLHDIFGTGGADDLADQFDVPVLGRVPLEPAVGSMDDDGDSGRPPGIDVPLVGRLELPRTQEERTQGNRAPPLACRTDGGATREQLRIAATRIAARLNEAAVTFRE; translated from the coding sequence ATGGACGATTCCGATGCGACTCCTCACGCTGGGCGGAATGGGACGTCGACAGCGTCAGCCGACGCCGGCCAGAGAGATGATACCGCCGCGGCCGTCCGGGAGGCTATCGCCTCGGCGGAGGTGGGAACCGAGGAACTCTATGTCGACCTCACAGCGATCGATGGCGTTAGTACCATCAGCGTTCGCGACGGCGTGGCGTCGGTCGAAATCTCGCTTCCGGTGCCGAGCCAGACACTCCGCGAGCAACTCGCCGCGGACGTGATCGCTGCTGCCGAGTCCGTCGATGACGTTGAGTCGGTTGATGTCGATTTCCAGGCCAGTGCTGCCGATCCAGGAGAACACGTCGACATGCTTCCCGACGTCAAAAACGTCGTCGCCGTCGCGTCGGGCAAGGGTGGCGTCGGCAAGAGCACTGTCGCGACGAACCTCGCGGCCGCGCTGGCGGATACGGGCGCGACTGTCGGCCTTCTCGATGCCGACGTGTACGGGCCGAACGCGCCGACGCTGCTCGGCCTCGACGAGCGACAACCCAACGCCACGAGCGACGACGAGATGGTCCCGCGCGAGGCCTACGGCGTCCGGACGATGAGCATGGAGTTCATCACCGGCGAGGACGACCCAATCATCTGGCGCGGCCCGCTGGTCGACGAGTTCATCAAGCAGCTATTCGGCGATGTCCGGTGGGGTAAACTGGACTACTTGATCGTCGACTTGCCACCGGGTACCGGGGACGCACACCTTTCGCTGGTGCAGCACTTCCCCGTCGCCGGCGCCGTTATCGTGACTACGCCACAGGAAGTCGCGGTCGACGACGCCGCCCGTGGCCTCGTCGGCTTCGCACGTCACGACACCCCGGTGTTAGGAATCGTCGAGAACATGGCCGGATTCGAGTGTCCGGATTGCGAGTCGCTTCACGATATCTTCGGCACCGGCGGTGCCGACGACCTGGCCGACCAGTTCGACGTTCCCGTTCTGGGTCGCGTCCCACTCGAGCCAGCCGTCGGGTCGATGGACGACGATGGCGATTCGGGACGACCGCCCGGTATCGATGTGCCTCTCGTCGGTCGCCTCGAGTTACCCCGCACTCAGGAGGAGCGAACACAAGGTAACAGAGCGCCCCCACTTGCCTGCAGGACCGACGGCGGTGCCACTCGCGAGCAGCTCCGAATTGCCGCGACCCGAATCGCGGCGCGGCTGAACGAGGCTGCTGTGACGTTCCGCGAGTGA
- a CDS encoding PAS domain S-box protein, whose protein sequence is MNTSVSVLHVGDHLPLEVLSVPADGHEIAVFTVETVSRLCDGLERFAAGAFDCVVTERRLPDGSGIDAIKAVRNSDPSVPIFLCPTDHSSECVREAVDAGVTEYLPCEPDQDAYPLLATQILDAVSQELATERAAKLERINTVIRDLNQALVHASTRSEIERRVCEIISQSESYLFAWIGEHNSESNTVTGRAAAGVEAGYLEQISITTDEKPTAQGPTGKAVRTREIQVMQNVPDDPAYEPWREQALDRGYRSSASVPLVYDDALYGVLNVYADRVGAFKPNERELLSELGETIAYALDDVQMREELRRRQRAIEQAGDAIFVTDVDGTIEYVNPAFETITGYTSAEAIGRKPNILRSEDTDDDYYERLWATILDGETWDESIVNEMKAGERYHAEQTIAPIVDGTGDIEGFVAIQRDITERKQREHDLERSQSRLRVLFDQAPDGIVVHDVDGAVLDVNEALVEMLGYTRDELCSMNIADIECGIDEATLRDKWGSMDPGAMHKVEVDGRHRRADGSTYPVEVWISRIMTDEPRDRFVAFIRDITYRKHRIRQLRVLDRVLRHNLNNEMAIIRGYAETITDATPGDAAAYAREIVASCDRLLETVSKEREIVQIVSSPPHRTEIELVETIRECAERIRSQYSNGRIEIRASAPVFVDAMIDIERAIEELLENALVHNDRSPSEIRVEVTRNDDGTVSVRISDTGPRIPSEDARILTGEEQIDPLSHGSGLGLWLVYWIIEHSNGDIQVRSNSPRGNTIEITLDALS, encoded by the coding sequence ATGAATACGTCGGTGTCTGTCTTGCACGTCGGTGATCACCTTCCTCTCGAGGTGCTGTCTGTACCAGCCGACGGACACGAGATCGCGGTCTTTACAGTCGAGACAGTTTCCCGGCTGTGCGACGGTCTTGAACGGTTCGCCGCTGGTGCGTTCGACTGCGTCGTGACCGAACGCCGACTGCCGGATGGCTCAGGTATTGACGCGATTAAAGCGGTTCGCAACTCCGATCCGTCGGTTCCGATCTTTCTGTGTCCTACCGACCACTCGAGTGAGTGCGTCCGCGAGGCGGTCGACGCCGGCGTGACCGAGTACTTGCCGTGCGAACCCGACCAAGACGCGTATCCGCTCTTGGCGACACAGATTCTCGATGCAGTCTCCCAGGAGCTGGCGACAGAGCGGGCAGCGAAACTCGAGCGGATCAACACCGTCATCCGTGATCTCAATCAGGCACTCGTTCACGCATCGACCCGGTCCGAGATCGAGCGCCGCGTCTGCGAGATCATCAGCCAGTCCGAGTCCTACCTGTTCGCCTGGATCGGCGAGCACAACTCCGAATCAAACACAGTGACGGGACGGGCCGCAGCCGGTGTCGAAGCGGGCTATCTCGAGCAGATCAGTATCACGACGGATGAGAAACCAACCGCACAGGGTCCAACCGGCAAAGCCGTTCGTACCCGTGAAATACAGGTCATGCAAAACGTGCCGGACGATCCGGCCTACGAACCCTGGCGCGAGCAGGCGCTCGACCGCGGCTACCGCTCGAGTGCTTCGGTCCCGCTCGTCTACGACGACGCGCTCTATGGCGTTTTGAACGTCTACGCGGATCGGGTGGGTGCGTTCAAACCGAACGAACGAGAACTGCTCTCCGAACTCGGAGAGACGATCGCATACGCCCTTGACGACGTGCAAATGCGCGAGGAGTTGCGCCGCCGCCAACGTGCCATCGAACAGGCTGGCGACGCCATCTTCGTTACCGACGTCGACGGAACCATCGAGTACGTCAATCCCGCATTCGAGACGATCACCGGGTATACGTCTGCGGAAGCCATCGGTCGGAAGCCGAACATTCTCCGGTCCGAGGACACCGACGACGACTATTACGAGCGGCTGTGGGCGACGATCCTCGACGGGGAGACGTGGGACGAATCGATCGTCAACGAGATGAAAGCCGGCGAGCGCTATCATGCCGAACAGACGATCGCACCCATCGTCGACGGGACGGGCGATATCGAGGGGTTCGTCGCTATCCAGCGCGATATCACCGAGCGGAAACAGCGCGAACACGATCTTGAGCGGAGTCAATCACGACTTCGTGTACTATTCGATCAAGCACCGGACGGCATCGTCGTCCACGACGTGGATGGTGCCGTACTCGACGTCAACGAGGCGCTCGTCGAGATGCTCGGCTACACCAGAGACGAGTTGTGCTCCATGAACATCGCCGATATCGAATGCGGTATCGATGAAGCGACACTGCGAGACAAATGGGGATCGATGGATCCCGGAGCGATGCATAAAGTCGAGGTCGATGGCCGACACCGGCGAGCGGACGGTTCGACCTATCCGGTCGAAGTCTGGATAAGTCGGATCATGACCGATGAACCACGCGATCGGTTCGTCGCCTTCATTCGCGATATCACGTACCGCAAGCACCGGATTCGACAGCTTCGGGTCCTCGATCGCGTGCTCAGACACAACCTCAACAACGAGATGGCAATCATTCGTGGCTATGCTGAGACGATCACGGACGCCACTCCCGGAGACGCAGCCGCGTACGCACGCGAAATCGTCGCGAGCTGTGATCGCCTGCTCGAGACGGTCTCGAAGGAACGGGAGATCGTTCAGATCGTTTCGAGCCCGCCCCATCGCACCGAGATTGAACTCGTCGAAACGATCAGAGAGTGTGCCGAACGAATTCGATCCCAGTATTCGAACGGACGGATCGAGATTCGTGCATCGGCCCCCGTTTTCGTCGACGCAATGATAGACATCGAGCGAGCGATCGAGGAACTGCTGGAGAACGCGCTCGTTCACAACGATCGGTCGCCGTCCGAGATCCGTGTCGAGGTCACACGCAACGACGATGGAACTGTCTCGGTCCGTATCTCGGATACCGGACCACGCATTCCCTCGGAAGATGCCCGTATCCTGACTGGTGAAGAACAGATCGATCCGCTCTCTCACGGGAGCGGCCTGGGGTTGTGGCTGGTCTATTGGATTATCGAACACTCCAACGGCGACATTCAGGTCCGGTCAAACAGCCCGCGCGGAAACACGATCGAGATCACGCTCGATGCGCTCTCGTGA
- a CDS encoding pyridoxamine 5'-phosphate oxidase family protein — translation MGINSDGESDRTRGPTLYLESGTLESDEAFCTEVFDDAAEGEYRVVQLTSSQSFESLRDALDIQLERINDPSEAAVIITTPQSDGGSTRTVVGEQTPLYGFQVDPQDLTGISIVFSRLIERWDEIEGSVKICLRDIESLLPYHDTDLIYRFLNTILATLQGAGADVHVHFHPAAADEQTRRLFESLFDHVVEPQDSPLESITDDESPTETGQTAATTANALEEGGKESDGSAETVTPTTMSDDEIDSFLGSEGYGVLAFDGGSPYAIPMSYGYDADEGVLYMHLAAFDGSEKQARLERSAAVSFVVSRYARPDQWRSVIVDGSLSPLSRDEVRQRDVLEVFAESDLASVDVFSQDTASISFDWYVLEPATISGRQSARSL, via the coding sequence ATGGGGATCAACAGTGATGGAGAGAGTGACCGGACGCGGGGCCCGACCCTGTATCTCGAGTCAGGTACGCTCGAGTCCGACGAGGCGTTTTGTACCGAGGTGTTCGACGACGCGGCCGAAGGCGAGTACCGCGTCGTCCAGTTGACGTCCTCACAGTCGTTCGAATCGCTTCGGGATGCGCTCGACATCCAGTTAGAGCGAATCAACGATCCCTCGGAGGCGGCCGTCATCATCACGACACCGCAGTCCGACGGGGGTTCGACGAGGACAGTCGTCGGTGAACAGACGCCGCTGTACGGATTTCAGGTAGATCCGCAGGATTTGACCGGGATCTCGATCGTGTTCTCCCGTCTCATCGAACGGTGGGACGAAATCGAGGGGTCGGTGAAGATCTGCCTCCGCGACATCGAGTCGCTCTTACCGTATCACGATACGGACCTGATCTACCGCTTTCTGAATACTATCCTCGCGACCCTGCAGGGCGCGGGGGCCGACGTCCACGTCCATTTCCATCCAGCGGCAGCCGACGAACAGACACGCCGTCTGTTCGAATCGTTGTTCGATCACGTCGTCGAACCACAGGACTCACCGCTCGAGTCCATCACGGACGACGAGTCACCGACGGAGACCGGGCAGACGGCAGCGACGACCGCCAACGCGCTCGAAGAAGGAGGCAAGGAGTCCGACGGGAGCGCAGAGACGGTCACTCCCACGACGATGTCGGACGACGAGATCGATAGCTTCCTCGGATCGGAGGGCTACGGTGTGCTCGCCTTCGATGGGGGGTCACCGTACGCGATTCCGATGTCGTACGGATACGACGCCGATGAAGGGGTGTTATACATGCATCTGGCAGCGTTCGATGGCAGCGAAAAACAGGCTCGACTGGAACGCTCAGCCGCGGTTTCGTTCGTCGTCTCGCGGTATGCACGGCCGGACCAGTGGCGCAGCGTCATCGTCGATGGCTCGCTGTCTCCACTCTCCCGCGACGAGGTTCGACAGCGAGACGTGCTCGAGGTGTTCGCCGAAAGCGACCTCGCATCGGTCGACGTCTTCAGTCAAGACACCGCGTCGATTTCGTTCGACTGGTACGTCCTCGAGCCAGCGACGATCAGCGGTCGTCAAAGTGCGCGGTCGCTGTGA
- a CDS encoding PAS domain S-box protein, translating into MADQNRPDGRVAGSDESDRALSASQSQPASITEAIFTAVEDAIAVFTVERDGSEPTFRFQRNNHTHEEQTGITATACRGRSLRDLLGESDGTAAASRFHDCVSRREPIDYEETLEFPPGTVEWQTTLTPVVEDGTLTTIVSASQAVSEETNRECKLQSLQREYETVFEHVQDALFLLDVDEDGTIRFQRFNERETEFTGKSTDDIRGKTPVEAFGDDLGAELAAKYRECLECREPIVYEETLELDGETTVWQTKLTPLIVDGRVERIVGSGREITTLKDREQALEESRNRLQALFDQSPDAIAVHDADGEIIATNEQNVESLGYARTELTSMNVTDYEIGLDREGARELWASMDIGETVKVEGKHERKDGSTFPVEVWLNKIEIGDEPQYLALGRDITERIERERELAAERDFLTTVIESLPYPFYVLNVEEYTIEYANSHATVETGDTCYELTHGRTQPCDEGEDPIPCPIAEIKNTDEPVTVEHVHRDDEGDERIFQVHANPIYDDDGSLVRLAESNIDITARVEYEQQLETQRDNLEMLNQIVRHDIRNDLQLVLAYADTLTAYVDADGNAYVEQVLTAARDAVEITETARDITQAMLQSDADRFPVGLQSVLESEVNAVRSSHERAVVYIDGTIPDIEVLADDMVQSLFRNLLKNAIKHNDKEIPTVTVTATRAETKVRVRIADNGPGIPETHKDRIFDEGEKGLESNGTGLGLHLVKTLVTRYDGRIWVEDNDPDGSIFVVELPVAAEETP; encoded by the coding sequence ATGGCCGATCAGAATCGACCGGACGGTCGTGTGGCTGGATCTGACGAGAGCGACCGCGCGTTGTCGGCGAGCCAATCGCAGCCAGCCTCGATAACCGAGGCTATTTTCACCGCCGTCGAAGACGCGATTGCCGTTTTCACGGTCGAACGTGACGGTTCGGAACCGACCTTCCGATTCCAGCGAAACAACCACACCCACGAAGAACAGACCGGGATCACAGCGACCGCGTGCCGTGGCCGATCACTCCGTGACCTTCTCGGCGAATCGGACGGCACTGCGGCAGCCAGCCGGTTTCACGATTGCGTTTCTCGACGTGAGCCCATCGACTACGAGGAAACGCTCGAGTTCCCTCCCGGAACTGTCGAGTGGCAGACGACACTCACGCCGGTCGTCGAGGACGGCACACTCACCACGATCGTCAGCGCGTCACAGGCAGTCTCCGAGGAAACGAACCGAGAATGCAAACTTCAGTCGCTCCAGCGCGAGTACGAGACGGTTTTCGAGCACGTACAGGACGCCCTATTCCTGCTCGATGTCGACGAAGACGGGACGATTCGGTTTCAGCGGTTCAACGAGCGCGAAACCGAGTTTACGGGCAAGTCGACCGACGACATCCGTGGGAAGACGCCGGTCGAAGCCTTCGGGGACGACCTCGGAGCCGAGCTCGCAGCGAAGTATCGCGAGTGTCTCGAGTGTCGGGAACCGATCGTCTACGAGGAAACGCTCGAACTGGACGGCGAGACGACGGTCTGGCAAACCAAGCTGACGCCACTCATCGTCGACGGACGCGTCGAGCGGATCGTCGGCTCGGGGCGAGAGATCACGACGCTTAAAGACCGCGAGCAGGCACTCGAAGAGAGCAGAAACCGACTGCAAGCGTTGTTCGACCAGTCGCCGGATGCGATCGCCGTCCACGATGCGGACGGAGAGATCATCGCCACCAACGAGCAAAACGTGGAGAGTCTCGGCTACGCACGCACAGAGCTCACCTCGATGAACGTCACCGACTACGAGATCGGACTGGACCGCGAGGGCGCACGCGAGCTCTGGGCGTCGATGGACATCGGCGAGACAGTAAAAGTCGAGGGGAAACACGAGCGAAAGGACGGGTCGACGTTCCCGGTCGAAGTCTGGCTCAACAAAATCGAGATCGGTGACGAGCCGCAGTATCTCGCACTCGGTCGTGACATCACCGAGCGCATCGAGCGCGAACGAGAGCTCGCGGCGGAACGTGACTTTCTCACCACGGTCATCGAGAGCCTCCCGTATCCGTTCTACGTCCTTAACGTCGAGGAATACACGATCGAATACGCGAACTCACATGCGACCGTCGAAACGGGTGACACCTGTTACGAGCTTACTCACGGACGGACCCAGCCCTGTGATGAGGGTGAGGACCCGATCCCGTGTCCGATCGCCGAGATCAAGAACACAGACGAGCCGGTCACAGTCGAGCACGTCCACCGCGACGACGAGGGAGACGAACGGATCTTTCAGGTCCACGCGAACCCGATCTATGACGACGATGGATCCCTCGTCCGGCTGGCAGAGAGCAACATCGACATCACGGCCCGTGTCGAGTACGAACAGCAACTCGAGACCCAGCGGGACAACCTCGAGATGCTCAATCAGATCGTGCGCCACGACATCCGCAACGACCTCCAGCTCGTGCTCGCATACGCGGATACGCTCACGGCATACGTCGACGCGGATGGGAACGCGTACGTCGAGCAGGTTCTCACGGCGGCTCGCGATGCCGTCGAGATCACCGAAACAGCGAGAGACATCACGCAAGCGATGCTGCAGTCGGATGCCGACCGCTTCCCCGTTGGCCTTCAGTCCGTTCTCGAATCGGAAGTCAACGCCGTCCGCTCGAGCCACGAACGGGCAGTCGTCTACATCGACGGCACGATCCCAGATATCGAGGTACTCGCCGACGACATGGTACAGTCGCTGTTCAGAAATCTACTCAAAAACGCGATCAAGCACAACGACAAGGAGATCCCGACCGTCACCGTCACGGCAACGCGAGCGGAGACGAAGGTCAGAGTTCGGATCGCGGACAACGGTCCCGGAATCCCGGAGACACACAAAGATCGGATCTTCGATGAAGGAGAGAAAGGGCTCGAAAGCAACGGAACCGGGCTCGGGCTGCATCTAGTGAAGACGCTCGTCACTCGCTACGACGGGCGCATCTGGGTCGAAGACAACGATCCGGACGGGAGCATCTTCGTGGTGGAGCTTCCGGTCGCCGCCGAGGAGACCCCCTAA